In Saccharothrix syringae, the following are encoded in one genomic region:
- a CDS encoding extracellular solute-binding protein gives MRRTTVVLLSVAGLLAGCLGQDREADPTRNADAKDITLTLTANAVAGGKNAAGAEWITNWVIPRFTEAQRAKGVNATVRFEQNGAGDEDYKTKVALDFKTGGGGDVVELDGIWLGEFAQAGHVKPLDEVVGGAEVDAWDGWGRIPDAVQGLGEFEGRRYGVPMGTDGRVLFYNKELFARAGLPTDWQPRSWDDVLATATRLKALPGVWPLQLNAGTAMGEATTMQGVLPALAGTGALVHDNGKWQGATAAVKDVLGLYQRIYRDGLGDPVLQQEAKGRERSFELFAEDRIGILLEGDYFWRSVVEPRNGVAKMADRDTTVGWALIPARAPGTGVGGQDFVSMSGGGVRVVNPNTRYPGQAWEFLRFLNSAEAVKSSLSGRAQITQRTDVNEEVLAGDPMLGFVAQRVLPITRYRPGLADYPKVSAALQQATADVVAGRSPDDAARSYQEALVKAVGEDSVAVG, from the coding sequence ATGCGGCGGACAACGGTCGTCCTGCTGTCGGTGGCGGGCCTGCTCGCCGGGTGCCTCGGCCAGGACCGGGAAGCGGACCCGACGCGCAACGCCGACGCCAAGGACATCACGCTGACGCTCACCGCCAACGCGGTGGCGGGCGGCAAGAACGCGGCCGGCGCGGAGTGGATCACCAACTGGGTCATCCCCCGGTTCACCGAGGCGCAGCGGGCCAAGGGCGTCAACGCCACGGTCCGCTTCGAGCAGAACGGCGCGGGCGACGAGGACTACAAGACCAAGGTCGCGCTGGACTTCAAGACCGGCGGCGGTGGCGACGTCGTCGAGCTGGACGGCATCTGGCTCGGCGAGTTCGCCCAGGCCGGGCACGTCAAGCCGCTCGACGAGGTCGTCGGCGGTGCCGAAGTCGACGCGTGGGACGGCTGGGGGCGGATCCCGGACGCCGTGCAGGGCCTGGGGGAGTTCGAGGGCAGGCGCTACGGCGTGCCCATGGGCACCGACGGCCGGGTGCTGTTCTACAACAAGGAGCTGTTCGCGCGGGCCGGGCTGCCCACCGACTGGCAGCCCCGCAGCTGGGACGACGTGCTGGCCACCGCGACGAGGCTCAAGGCGCTGCCCGGGGTGTGGCCGCTCCAGCTCAACGCCGGCACCGCGATGGGCGAGGCCACCACCATGCAGGGCGTGCTGCCCGCGTTGGCGGGCACCGGCGCGCTCGTGCACGACAACGGCAAGTGGCAGGGCGCCACGGCCGCCGTGAAGGACGTCCTCGGGCTGTACCAGCGCATCTACCGCGACGGGCTCGGCGACCCGGTCCTCCAGCAGGAGGCCAAGGGGCGGGAGCGGTCGTTCGAGCTGTTCGCCGAGGACCGGATCGGCATCCTGCTGGAGGGCGACTACTTCTGGCGCTCGGTGGTCGAGCCGCGCAACGGCGTGGCGAAGATGGCCGACCGCGACACCACCGTCGGGTGGGCGCTGATCCCGGCGCGCGCACCGGGGACCGGGGTCGGCGGGCAGGACTTCGTGAGCATGTCCGGCGGCGGGGTGCGGGTGGTCAACCCGAACACCCGCTACCCCGGGCAGGCATGGGAGTTCCTGCGGTTCCTCAACTCCGCCGAGGCGGTCAAGTCGTCGCTGTCGGGGCGGGCGCAGATCACCCAGCGCACCGACGTCAACGAGGAGGTGCTGGCCGGGGACCCGATGCTGGGCTTCGTCGCCCAGCGGGTGCTGCCGATCACCCGGTACCGGCCGGGGCTCGCCGACTACCCGAAGGTGTCGGCCGCGTTGCAGCAGGCCACCGCCGACGTGGTGGCGGGCCGCAGCCCGGACGACGCCGCGCGCTCGTACCAGGAGGCGCTGGTCAAGGCGGTCGGCGAGGACTCCGTTGCGGTCGGCTGA
- a CDS encoding carbohydrate ABC transporter permease has protein sequence MRSADRGRAGPGAAGPGSADSGRAGPAPTGARGDGPGLTDAGFANSGAADSGRAGPALAAPPAIGRDPTGLGVARAVGFVAPALLLIGLFLVFPALWTLYIGITDYQLTGPAAASPSVVGADNFTTALDDPLFTNSLWLTALFVLGSAVVGQNALGFALAWLLRRVRPGLRRTAEGFVLLAWILPGPVVAYLWFAVLSRDGGTLGLLLDRPGTAWLVEYPMACLVVFNTWRGTAFSMLLYTSALAVVPPSHLETARLAGAGGWQTVRDVVFPHIRGHVLTNTLLISLWTANDFTPFLLTAGGPNHGSEVLPVLIYRQALEGGRLGYASAVSALLLLGNLVVALVYLRLLRRRA, from the coding sequence TTGCGGTCGGCTGACCGGGGGCGCGCGGGGCCGGGGGCCGCTGGCCCGGGGTCTGCTGATTCGGGTCGCGCCGGCCCGGCGCCCACCGGTGCGCGGGGCGACGGCCCGGGCCTCACCGACGCGGGGTTCGCCAACTCGGGGGCCGCCGATTCGGGGCGTGCCGGCCCGGCCCTCGCCGCCCCACCGGCCATCGGTCGGGACCCCACCGGTCTGGGCGTCGCGCGGGCGGTCGGCTTCGTCGCGCCGGCGCTGCTGCTGATCGGCCTCTTCCTGGTCTTCCCGGCGCTGTGGACCCTCTACATCGGCATCACCGACTACCAGCTGACCGGCCCGGCCGCCGCGTCGCCGAGCGTGGTCGGCGCGGACAACTTCACCACCGCCCTGGACGACCCGCTGTTCACCAACTCGCTCTGGCTGACCGCGCTGTTCGTGCTCGGCTCCGCGGTCGTCGGGCAGAACGCCCTGGGCTTCGCGCTCGCCTGGCTGCTGCGCCGGGTGCGCCCGGGTTTGCGCCGCACCGCCGAGGGGTTCGTGCTGCTGGCGTGGATCCTGCCCGGCCCCGTGGTCGCCTACCTGTGGTTCGCCGTGCTGAGCCGCGACGGCGGCACGCTCGGCCTGCTGCTCGACCGACCCGGCACGGCGTGGCTGGTCGAGTACCCGATGGCCTGCCTGGTCGTGTTCAACACCTGGCGCGGCACGGCGTTCTCCATGCTGCTCTACACCTCCGCGCTGGCCGTGGTGCCGCCCTCGCACCTGGAGACCGCCCGGCTCGCCGGTGCCGGCGGGTGGCAGACCGTCCGCGACGTGGTGTTCCCGCACATCCGCGGGCACGTGCTGACCAACACGCTGCTCATCAGCCTGTGGACGGCCAACGACTTCACGCCCTTCCTGCTCACCGCGGGCGGGCCGAACCACGGGTCCGAGGTGCTGCCCGTGCTGATCTACCGGCAGGCGCTGGAGGGCGGGCGGCTCGGCTACGCGTCGGCGGTGTCGGCGCTGCTGCTGCTCGGGAACCTGGTGGTCGCGCTGGTGTA